Proteins co-encoded in one Acanthopagrus latus isolate v.2019 chromosome 10, fAcaLat1.1, whole genome shotgun sequence genomic window:
- the rgp1 gene encoding RAB6A-GEF complex partner protein 2 has protein sequence MIEVVASMARGPVFLAGELMECLITFTNPMSHLSTSASSEMLAWASAQIHCQFHASESRVALPAQGNKQDVQAESDTVLIPSRGERGQCVLDTPPKILFCDLCLDPGESKTYSYSEIVPVDGPPSFRGQAVKYVYKLTIGCQRVNSPIKLLRVPFRVLVLQGMPDPPFPQDEEVSPSNPFLEEEEASRRDARPLERALDMLMVTTSRRCPHMFNITNMRGKVAKFCIFKTVYRLGEDIIGTFNFSEGDIPCLQYSVSLQSEEEIQKEYQRRSGQAVSVTGHGRHMESCLHTASSHFSLPIPLNVTPGFSTDIVILRWRLHFEFVTAREPMEPPTVLQNQSEVTVWSGAEHVDVDTFSWDLPIKVLPTNPALASYMSHFTGTNSINI, from the exons ATGATCGAGGTGGTGGCCTCCATGGCCCGAGGCCCCGTGTTTCTGGCTGGGGAGCTGATGGAGTGTCTTATAACATTTACCAATCCGATGTCccacctctccacctctgcCAGCAG TGAGATGCTAGCATGGGCCAGTGCCCAGATCCACTGCCAGTTTCATGCCAGTGAGAGCAGAGTGGCCCTGCCGGCCCAGGGCAACAAACAAGACGTCCAGGCGGAGAGCGACACGGTGCTCATCCCAAGCAGAG GAGAGCGAGGGCAGTGTGTGCTGGACACACCACCCAAGATACTATTCTGTGACCTGTGCCTGGACCCCGGAGAGAGCAAAACAT ATTCATACAGTGAGATTGTGCCCGTAGATGGCCCTCCTAGTTTCCGTGGTCAGGCGGTGAAGTATGTCTACAAACTTACAATCGGCTGCCAGAGAGTCAACTCTCCCATCAAACTTCTCAGAGTTCCCTTCAGAGTGCTGGTTCTGCAAG GCATGCCAGACCCTCCATTTCCCCAGGATGAGGAGGTTTCCCCCTCCAACCCGTttctggaggaagaggaagcgaGCCGCAGGGATGCTCGACCTTTAGAGAGAGCGCTGGATATGCTGATGGTCACAACATCCCGACGCTGCCCCC ACATGTTTAATATCACCAACATGCGTGGGAAAGTCGCAAAGTTCTGCATCTTCAAGACCGTTTACAGACTCGGGGAGGACATCATCGGCACATTCAACTTCTCAGAGGGAGACATTCCATGCTTGCAG TACTCGGTGAGTCttcagagtgaggaggagatcCAGAAGGAGTACCAGCGGCGTTCTGGGCAGGCCGTCAGTGTGACCGGCCACGGACGGCACATGGAGTCCTGCCTCCACACGGCCTCCAGCCACTTCTCTCTCCCCATCCCCCTGAACGTCACTCCAGGTTTCAGCACCGACATAG TGATCCTGAGGTGGCGGCTGCACTTCGAATTCGTCACTGCCCGGGAGCCGATGGAACCGCCCACAGTTCTGCAGAACCAATCGGAGGTCACAGTTTGGAGCGGGGCGGAGCACGTCGACGTGGATACCTTCAGCTGGGATCTGCCAATCAAAGTCCTGCCCACCAACCCAGCCTTAGCATCCTACATGTCCCACTTCACAGGGACCAACAGCATTAATATCTGA
- the LOC119027467 gene encoding prostate-associated microseminoprotein, with protein MKMELSGLNFALAAVGFLLWTSGGSAAPMECHFDSRALCVFEGRQFSLGETWMDNACMQCTCLHPVGVGCCETVHRPVDFPAWCEVRVEPVTCRVSLVQTADPRLPCLPGDDIKDPSHGSFQLQQQLEG; from the exons ATGAAGATGGAGCTCAGCGGGCTTAACTTTGCGCTCGCAGCCGTAGGGTTTCTTCTGTGGACCAGCGGTGGCTCTGCTGCACCCATGGAGTGCCACTTCGACTCCAGAG cactgtgtgtgttcgAGGGGAGGCAGTTCTCGCTGGGTGAAACCTGGATGGACAACGCCTGCATGCAGTGCACCTGTCTGCACCCTGTGGGCGTCGGTTGCTGCGAGAC GGTGCATCGGCCGGTGGATTTCCCTGCGTGGTGTGAGGTGCGGGTGGAGCCGGTGACCTGCAGAGTGTCTCTGGTGCAGACGGCCGACCCTCGTCTGCCCTGCTTGCCAGGTGACGACATCAAGGACCCGAGTCACGGATCgtttcagctgcagcaacagCTGGAGGGGTAG
- the pik3c3 gene encoding phosphatidylinositol 3-kinase catalytic subunit type 3 isoform X2 has protein sequence METDKFNYVYSCDMDINVQLKIGSLEGKREQKSYKALLEDPMLRFSGLYQENCSDLYVTCQVFAEGKPLALPVRTSYKAFSTRWNWNEWLRLPVKYPDLPQSAQVALTVWDIYGPGRAVPVGGTTVTLFGKYGMFRQGMHDLKVWPGVEGDGGEPTTTPGRTSSSLTEDQMGRLAKLTKAHRQGHMVKVDWLDRLTFREIEMINESEKRSSNFMYLMVEFPRVKTNDKEYSIVYYEKDGDDASPVLTSCDIVKVPDPQMGMENLVESKHHKLARSLRSGPSDHDLKPNAATRDQLNIIVSYPPTKQLSSEEQDLVWKFRYYLTTQEKALTKFLKCVNWDLPQEAKQALELLGKWRPMDVEDSLELLSSQFANPTVRRYAVARLQQADDEDLLMYLLQLVQALKYENFSDIQGGLEPGSKRDSQGLSDDSSMDSSQILSGTSGPSAAPQKGKEGADSENLEDLCTFLISRACKNSTLANYLYWYVIVECEDQDTQQRDPKTHEMYLNVMRRFSQALLKGDKSVRVMRSLLAAQQTFVDRLVQLMKAVQRESGNRKKKTERLQALLADNEKVNLSEIEPIPLPLEPQIRIRGIVPETATLFKSALMPAKLIFKAEDGAMYPVIFKHGDDLRQDQLILQIISLMDKLLRKENLDLKLTPYKVLATSTKHGFMQFVQSVPVAEVLATEGNIQSFFRKHAPSEKGPYGISSEVMDTYVKSCAGYCVITYILGVGDRHLDNLLLTKTGKLFHIDFGYILGRDPKPLPPPMKLSKEMVEGMGGMQSEQYQEFRKQCYTAFLHLRRYSNLILNLFSLMVDANIPDIALEPDKTVKKVQDKFRLDLSDEEAVHYMQSLIDESVGALFAAVVEQIHKFAQYWRR, from the exons ATGGAAACTGATAAATTCAACTATGTCTACAGCTGTGATATGGACATCAACGTTCAACTTAAGAT aGGCAGTTTGGAGGGAAAGCGAGAGCAGAAGAGCTACAAGGCACTGCTCGAAGACCCCATGCTGCGCTTCTCCGGCCTCTACCAGGAGAACTGCTCGGACCTTTATGTCACCTGTCAGGTGTTTGCTGAAGGAAAACCTCTCGCCCTGCCCGTTCGCACCTCGTACAAAGCGTTCAGCACACGTTGGAA CTGGAACGAGTGGCTGCGGCTCCCAGTCAAGTACCCAGACCTTCCTCAGAGTGCACAGGTTGCTCTCACAGTGTGGGACATCTATGGGCCCGGCAGAGCCGTCCCCGTCGGTGGAACCACCGTCACCCTGTTCGGCAAATATGG TATGTTCCGGCAAGGGATGCACGACCTGAAGGTTTGGCCGGGTGTGGAGGGGGATGGAGGGGAGCCCACCACCACACCAGGAcgcaccagcagcagcctgacgGAGGACCAGATGGGCAGACTTGCCAAG CTGACAAAGGCCCATCGGCAGGGCCACATGGTGAAGGTGGACTGGCTGGATCGTCTGACCTTCAGGGAGATTGAGATGATCAATGAG agtgAGAAGCGCAGCTCTAACTTCATGTACCTCATGGTGGAGTTCCCACgtgtcaaaacaaatgacaagGAATACAGCATCGTCTATTATGAAAAG GATGGCGATGACGCGTCACCAGTCCTTACCAGCTGCGACATCGTCAAAGTTCCTGACCCGCAGATGGGAATG GAGAACCTGGTTGAGAGCAAGCATCACAAACTGGCTCGTAGCCTCCGCAGTGGACCGTCGGATCACGACCTGAAGCCCAACGCCGCCACACGGGACCAGCTTAAT ATCATCGTGAGCTACCCTCCAACCAAGCAGCTGAGCTCCGAAGAACAGGACCTGGTGTGGAAGTTCAGATACTACCTCACCACACAGGAGAAG GCCCTGACAAAGTTCCTCAAGTGTGTGAACTGGGATCTGCCCCAGGAGGCCAAGCAGGCTCTGGAGCTGTTGGGGAAGTGGAGGCCGATGGATGTGGAGGActcactggagctgctgtccTCCCAGTTCGCCAACCCGACGGTCAGACGCTACGCTGTGGCGCGCCTGCAGCAGGCGGATGATGAG gACCTGCTCATGTATCTTCTCCAGCTCGTACAGGCGCTCAAGTATGAAAACTTCAGCGACATTCAGGGAGGCCTGGAGCCAGGCAGCAAGAGAGACAGCCAGGGGCTTTCAGATGACTCGTCAATGGACAG TTCCCAGATCCTGTCCGGCACATCTGGACCCTCTGCCGCACCTCAGAAAGGCAAGGAGGGAGCCGACAGCGAGAATCTTGAG GACCTGTGCACCTTCCTCATCTCCCGTGCTTGCAAGAACTCTACACTCGCTAACTATTTGTACTG GTATGTGATCGTGGAGTGTGAGGACCAGGACACCCAGCAGAGAGATCCAAAGACCCACGAGATGTACCTGAACGTGATGAGGAGGTTCAGTCAGGCTTTACTCAAG GGCGATAAGAGCGTGAGGGTGATGCGGTCGCTGTTGGCAGCCCAGCAGACGTTTGTCGACAGGCTGGTGCAGCTAATGAAGGCTGTGCAGAGGGAGAGCGGAAACCGCAAGAAGAAG acaGAGCGGCTGCAGGCTCTGCTGGCTGACAACGAGAAGGTGAATCTTTCAGAGATAGAGcccattcctcttcctctggagcctcaGATCAGGATCAGAGGCATCGTCCCTGAGACGGCCACACTCTTCAAG agtgctCTGATGCCCGCCAAGCTGATCTTCAAAGCCGAGGACGGAGCCATGTACCCAGTTATCTTCAAACATGGAGACGACCTGAGACAGGATCAGCTCATCCTTCAGATCATCTCTCTCATGGACAAA cTGCTGAGGAAGGAGAATTTGGACCTGAAGTTGACGCCTTATAAAGTACTGGCTACCAGCACCAAGCACG GTTTTATGCAGTTCGTTCAGTCTGTCCCTGTTGCTGAAGTCCTGGCTACAGAAGGAAACATCCAG AGCTTCTTCAGGAAGCATGCACCGAGTGAAAAAGGACCCTACGGCATCAGCTCCGAGGTGATGGACACCTACGTCAAGAGCTGCG CTGGGTACTGCGTCATCACCTACATCCTGGGAGTTGGAGACAGACACTTAGACAACCTGCTGCTGACGAAGACCG GGAAGCTCTTCCACATTGACTTTGGCTACATCCTGGGTCGGGACCCCAAGCCGCTGCCGCCACCCATGAAGCTGAGCAAGGAGATGGTGGAGGGGATGGGGGGCATGCAGAGCGAGCAGTACCAGGAGTTCAGGAAGCAGTGCTACACTGCCTTCCTGCACCTCAGGAG ATACTCCAACCTGATCCTGAATCTGTTCTCTCTCATGGTGGATGCCAATATTCCTGACATCGCCCTGGAGCCTGATAAGACTGTTAAGAAG GTGCAGGACAAGTTCAGATTGGACCTGTCGGACGAGGAGGCGGTTCATTACATGCAGAGTCTGATTGATGAGAGCGTGGGCGCTCTGTTTGCCGCTGTGGTCGAGCAGATACACAAGTTTGCTCAG TACTGGCGCAGATGA
- the pik3c3 gene encoding phosphatidylinositol 3-kinase catalytic subunit type 3 isoform X1, whose amino-acid sequence METDKFNYVYSCDMDINVQLKIGSLEGKREQKSYKALLEDPMLRFSGLYQENCSDLYVTCQVFAEGKPLALPVRTSYKAFSTRWNWNEWLRLPVKYPDLPQSAQVALTVWDIYGPGRAVPVGGTTVTLFGKYGMFRQGMHDLKVWPGVEGDGGEPTTTPGRTSSSLTEDQMGRLAKLTKAHRQGHMVKVDWLDRLTFREIEMINESEKRSSNFMYLMVEFPRVKTNDKEYSIVYYEKDGDDASPVLTSCDIVKVPDPQMGMENLVESKHHKLARSLRSGPSDHDLKPNAATRDQLNIIVSYPPTKQLSSEEQDLVWKFRYYLTTQEKALTKFLKCVNWDLPQEAKQALELLGKWRPMDVEDSLELLSSQFANPTVRRYAVARLQQADDEDLLMYLLQLVQALKYENFSDIQGGLEPGSKRDSQGLSDDSSMDSSQILSGTSGPSAAPQKGKEGADSENLEQDLCTFLISRACKNSTLANYLYWYVIVECEDQDTQQRDPKTHEMYLNVMRRFSQALLKGDKSVRVMRSLLAAQQTFVDRLVQLMKAVQRESGNRKKKTERLQALLADNEKVNLSEIEPIPLPLEPQIRIRGIVPETATLFKSALMPAKLIFKAEDGAMYPVIFKHGDDLRQDQLILQIISLMDKLLRKENLDLKLTPYKVLATSTKHGFMQFVQSVPVAEVLATEGNIQSFFRKHAPSEKGPYGISSEVMDTYVKSCAGYCVITYILGVGDRHLDNLLLTKTGKLFHIDFGYILGRDPKPLPPPMKLSKEMVEGMGGMQSEQYQEFRKQCYTAFLHLRRYSNLILNLFSLMVDANIPDIALEPDKTVKKVQDKFRLDLSDEEAVHYMQSLIDESVGALFAAVVEQIHKFAQYWRR is encoded by the exons ATGGAAACTGATAAATTCAACTATGTCTACAGCTGTGATATGGACATCAACGTTCAACTTAAGAT aGGCAGTTTGGAGGGAAAGCGAGAGCAGAAGAGCTACAAGGCACTGCTCGAAGACCCCATGCTGCGCTTCTCCGGCCTCTACCAGGAGAACTGCTCGGACCTTTATGTCACCTGTCAGGTGTTTGCTGAAGGAAAACCTCTCGCCCTGCCCGTTCGCACCTCGTACAAAGCGTTCAGCACACGTTGGAA CTGGAACGAGTGGCTGCGGCTCCCAGTCAAGTACCCAGACCTTCCTCAGAGTGCACAGGTTGCTCTCACAGTGTGGGACATCTATGGGCCCGGCAGAGCCGTCCCCGTCGGTGGAACCACCGTCACCCTGTTCGGCAAATATGG TATGTTCCGGCAAGGGATGCACGACCTGAAGGTTTGGCCGGGTGTGGAGGGGGATGGAGGGGAGCCCACCACCACACCAGGAcgcaccagcagcagcctgacgGAGGACCAGATGGGCAGACTTGCCAAG CTGACAAAGGCCCATCGGCAGGGCCACATGGTGAAGGTGGACTGGCTGGATCGTCTGACCTTCAGGGAGATTGAGATGATCAATGAG agtgAGAAGCGCAGCTCTAACTTCATGTACCTCATGGTGGAGTTCCCACgtgtcaaaacaaatgacaagGAATACAGCATCGTCTATTATGAAAAG GATGGCGATGACGCGTCACCAGTCCTTACCAGCTGCGACATCGTCAAAGTTCCTGACCCGCAGATGGGAATG GAGAACCTGGTTGAGAGCAAGCATCACAAACTGGCTCGTAGCCTCCGCAGTGGACCGTCGGATCACGACCTGAAGCCCAACGCCGCCACACGGGACCAGCTTAAT ATCATCGTGAGCTACCCTCCAACCAAGCAGCTGAGCTCCGAAGAACAGGACCTGGTGTGGAAGTTCAGATACTACCTCACCACACAGGAGAAG GCCCTGACAAAGTTCCTCAAGTGTGTGAACTGGGATCTGCCCCAGGAGGCCAAGCAGGCTCTGGAGCTGTTGGGGAAGTGGAGGCCGATGGATGTGGAGGActcactggagctgctgtccTCCCAGTTCGCCAACCCGACGGTCAGACGCTACGCTGTGGCGCGCCTGCAGCAGGCGGATGATGAG gACCTGCTCATGTATCTTCTCCAGCTCGTACAGGCGCTCAAGTATGAAAACTTCAGCGACATTCAGGGAGGCCTGGAGCCAGGCAGCAAGAGAGACAGCCAGGGGCTTTCAGATGACTCGTCAATGGACAG TTCCCAGATCCTGTCCGGCACATCTGGACCCTCTGCCGCACCTCAGAAAGGCAAGGAGGGAGCCGACAGCGAGAATCTTGAG CAGGACCTGTGCACCTTCCTCATCTCCCGTGCTTGCAAGAACTCTACACTCGCTAACTATTTGTACTG GTATGTGATCGTGGAGTGTGAGGACCAGGACACCCAGCAGAGAGATCCAAAGACCCACGAGATGTACCTGAACGTGATGAGGAGGTTCAGTCAGGCTTTACTCAAG GGCGATAAGAGCGTGAGGGTGATGCGGTCGCTGTTGGCAGCCCAGCAGACGTTTGTCGACAGGCTGGTGCAGCTAATGAAGGCTGTGCAGAGGGAGAGCGGAAACCGCAAGAAGAAG acaGAGCGGCTGCAGGCTCTGCTGGCTGACAACGAGAAGGTGAATCTTTCAGAGATAGAGcccattcctcttcctctggagcctcaGATCAGGATCAGAGGCATCGTCCCTGAGACGGCCACACTCTTCAAG agtgctCTGATGCCCGCCAAGCTGATCTTCAAAGCCGAGGACGGAGCCATGTACCCAGTTATCTTCAAACATGGAGACGACCTGAGACAGGATCAGCTCATCCTTCAGATCATCTCTCTCATGGACAAA cTGCTGAGGAAGGAGAATTTGGACCTGAAGTTGACGCCTTATAAAGTACTGGCTACCAGCACCAAGCACG GTTTTATGCAGTTCGTTCAGTCTGTCCCTGTTGCTGAAGTCCTGGCTACAGAAGGAAACATCCAG AGCTTCTTCAGGAAGCATGCACCGAGTGAAAAAGGACCCTACGGCATCAGCTCCGAGGTGATGGACACCTACGTCAAGAGCTGCG CTGGGTACTGCGTCATCACCTACATCCTGGGAGTTGGAGACAGACACTTAGACAACCTGCTGCTGACGAAGACCG GGAAGCTCTTCCACATTGACTTTGGCTACATCCTGGGTCGGGACCCCAAGCCGCTGCCGCCACCCATGAAGCTGAGCAAGGAGATGGTGGAGGGGATGGGGGGCATGCAGAGCGAGCAGTACCAGGAGTTCAGGAAGCAGTGCTACACTGCCTTCCTGCACCTCAGGAG ATACTCCAACCTGATCCTGAATCTGTTCTCTCTCATGGTGGATGCCAATATTCCTGACATCGCCCTGGAGCCTGATAAGACTGTTAAGAAG GTGCAGGACAAGTTCAGATTGGACCTGTCGGACGAGGAGGCGGTTCATTACATGCAGAGTCTGATTGATGAGAGCGTGGGCGCTCTGTTTGCCGCTGTGGTCGAGCAGATACACAAGTTTGCTCAG TACTGGCGCAGATGA
- the pik3c3 gene encoding phosphatidylinositol 3-kinase catalytic subunit type 3 isoform X3 has product MLRFSGLYQENCSDLYVTCQVFAEGKPLALPVRTSYKAFSTRWNWNEWLRLPVKYPDLPQSAQVALTVWDIYGPGRAVPVGGTTVTLFGKYGMFRQGMHDLKVWPGVEGDGGEPTTTPGRTSSSLTEDQMGRLAKLTKAHRQGHMVKVDWLDRLTFREIEMINESEKRSSNFMYLMVEFPRVKTNDKEYSIVYYEKDGDDASPVLTSCDIVKVPDPQMGMENLVESKHHKLARSLRSGPSDHDLKPNAATRDQLNIIVSYPPTKQLSSEEQDLVWKFRYYLTTQEKALTKFLKCVNWDLPQEAKQALELLGKWRPMDVEDSLELLSSQFANPTVRRYAVARLQQADDEDLLMYLLQLVQALKYENFSDIQGGLEPGSKRDSQGLSDDSSMDSSQILSGTSGPSAAPQKGKEGADSENLEQDLCTFLISRACKNSTLANYLYWYVIVECEDQDTQQRDPKTHEMYLNVMRRFSQALLKGDKSVRVMRSLLAAQQTFVDRLVQLMKAVQRESGNRKKKTERLQALLADNEKVNLSEIEPIPLPLEPQIRIRGIVPETATLFKSALMPAKLIFKAEDGAMYPVIFKHGDDLRQDQLILQIISLMDKLLRKENLDLKLTPYKVLATSTKHGFMQFVQSVPVAEVLATEGNIQSFFRKHAPSEKGPYGISSEVMDTYVKSCAGYCVITYILGVGDRHLDNLLLTKTGKLFHIDFGYILGRDPKPLPPPMKLSKEMVEGMGGMQSEQYQEFRKQCYTAFLHLRRYSNLILNLFSLMVDANIPDIALEPDKTVKKVQDKFRLDLSDEEAVHYMQSLIDESVGALFAAVVEQIHKFAQYWRR; this is encoded by the exons ATGCTGCGCTTCTCCGGCCTCTACCAGGAGAACTGCTCGGACCTTTATGTCACCTGTCAGGTGTTTGCTGAAGGAAAACCTCTCGCCCTGCCCGTTCGCACCTCGTACAAAGCGTTCAGCACACGTTGGAA CTGGAACGAGTGGCTGCGGCTCCCAGTCAAGTACCCAGACCTTCCTCAGAGTGCACAGGTTGCTCTCACAGTGTGGGACATCTATGGGCCCGGCAGAGCCGTCCCCGTCGGTGGAACCACCGTCACCCTGTTCGGCAAATATGG TATGTTCCGGCAAGGGATGCACGACCTGAAGGTTTGGCCGGGTGTGGAGGGGGATGGAGGGGAGCCCACCACCACACCAGGAcgcaccagcagcagcctgacgGAGGACCAGATGGGCAGACTTGCCAAG CTGACAAAGGCCCATCGGCAGGGCCACATGGTGAAGGTGGACTGGCTGGATCGTCTGACCTTCAGGGAGATTGAGATGATCAATGAG agtgAGAAGCGCAGCTCTAACTTCATGTACCTCATGGTGGAGTTCCCACgtgtcaaaacaaatgacaagGAATACAGCATCGTCTATTATGAAAAG GATGGCGATGACGCGTCACCAGTCCTTACCAGCTGCGACATCGTCAAAGTTCCTGACCCGCAGATGGGAATG GAGAACCTGGTTGAGAGCAAGCATCACAAACTGGCTCGTAGCCTCCGCAGTGGACCGTCGGATCACGACCTGAAGCCCAACGCCGCCACACGGGACCAGCTTAAT ATCATCGTGAGCTACCCTCCAACCAAGCAGCTGAGCTCCGAAGAACAGGACCTGGTGTGGAAGTTCAGATACTACCTCACCACACAGGAGAAG GCCCTGACAAAGTTCCTCAAGTGTGTGAACTGGGATCTGCCCCAGGAGGCCAAGCAGGCTCTGGAGCTGTTGGGGAAGTGGAGGCCGATGGATGTGGAGGActcactggagctgctgtccTCCCAGTTCGCCAACCCGACGGTCAGACGCTACGCTGTGGCGCGCCTGCAGCAGGCGGATGATGAG gACCTGCTCATGTATCTTCTCCAGCTCGTACAGGCGCTCAAGTATGAAAACTTCAGCGACATTCAGGGAGGCCTGGAGCCAGGCAGCAAGAGAGACAGCCAGGGGCTTTCAGATGACTCGTCAATGGACAG TTCCCAGATCCTGTCCGGCACATCTGGACCCTCTGCCGCACCTCAGAAAGGCAAGGAGGGAGCCGACAGCGAGAATCTTGAG CAGGACCTGTGCACCTTCCTCATCTCCCGTGCTTGCAAGAACTCTACACTCGCTAACTATTTGTACTG GTATGTGATCGTGGAGTGTGAGGACCAGGACACCCAGCAGAGAGATCCAAAGACCCACGAGATGTACCTGAACGTGATGAGGAGGTTCAGTCAGGCTTTACTCAAG GGCGATAAGAGCGTGAGGGTGATGCGGTCGCTGTTGGCAGCCCAGCAGACGTTTGTCGACAGGCTGGTGCAGCTAATGAAGGCTGTGCAGAGGGAGAGCGGAAACCGCAAGAAGAAG acaGAGCGGCTGCAGGCTCTGCTGGCTGACAACGAGAAGGTGAATCTTTCAGAGATAGAGcccattcctcttcctctggagcctcaGATCAGGATCAGAGGCATCGTCCCTGAGACGGCCACACTCTTCAAG agtgctCTGATGCCCGCCAAGCTGATCTTCAAAGCCGAGGACGGAGCCATGTACCCAGTTATCTTCAAACATGGAGACGACCTGAGACAGGATCAGCTCATCCTTCAGATCATCTCTCTCATGGACAAA cTGCTGAGGAAGGAGAATTTGGACCTGAAGTTGACGCCTTATAAAGTACTGGCTACCAGCACCAAGCACG GTTTTATGCAGTTCGTTCAGTCTGTCCCTGTTGCTGAAGTCCTGGCTACAGAAGGAAACATCCAG AGCTTCTTCAGGAAGCATGCACCGAGTGAAAAAGGACCCTACGGCATCAGCTCCGAGGTGATGGACACCTACGTCAAGAGCTGCG CTGGGTACTGCGTCATCACCTACATCCTGGGAGTTGGAGACAGACACTTAGACAACCTGCTGCTGACGAAGACCG GGAAGCTCTTCCACATTGACTTTGGCTACATCCTGGGTCGGGACCCCAAGCCGCTGCCGCCACCCATGAAGCTGAGCAAGGAGATGGTGGAGGGGATGGGGGGCATGCAGAGCGAGCAGTACCAGGAGTTCAGGAAGCAGTGCTACACTGCCTTCCTGCACCTCAGGAG ATACTCCAACCTGATCCTGAATCTGTTCTCTCTCATGGTGGATGCCAATATTCCTGACATCGCCCTGGAGCCTGATAAGACTGTTAAGAAG GTGCAGGACAAGTTCAGATTGGACCTGTCGGACGAGGAGGCGGTTCATTACATGCAGAGTCTGATTGATGAGAGCGTGGGCGCTCTGTTTGCCGCTGTGGTCGAGCAGATACACAAGTTTGCTCAG TACTGGCGCAGATGA
- the si:dkeyp-75h12.7 gene encoding uncharacterized protein si:dkeyp-75h12.7, with product MGTPDVTTNRWKAPVWWCVMVALFIKGSTGLVCYTAVESLDLGCLLRWDCPHASPNTTYTVQTKTQGDPWQDVPWCVWVSSRSCDVSRAFANFELYNMIRLGVHLGPGTTVWIEPRKFDYSDFTFSPPSVSVSVKEDQLMVKVQFPCAANRRCSPERCCPITELIDPWTTVTVYNKLNHSEYQSRTVWTQEVVTYVDFSGLAPGQNYCTVANFSFPTFSMAASSKSAPQCVETVSKPGLLPVLCLGIGLTSLLLAPLLALFLRRPRRATPATEDQPKAPVPSQDPVSPVQLSLVTVDPCDIHLELVDDQISIQSSSGLPTNKAQTYTLDPPHHDSRSGASYWDSGGVELEPSLDSGIFIPPALLKDEWSLKDSKKEMLSHSLGDSPALRLVSTPSVDRMTVHRWSAMLN from the exons ATGGGGACACCAGATGTAACCACGAATCGGTGGAAAGCACCGGTGTGGTGGTGTGTCATGGTCGCCCTGTTCATCAAAG GGTCGACTGGGTTAGTCTGCTACACGGCAGTGGAATCACTGGATTTAGGCTGCCTCCTGCGGTGGGATTGTCCCCATGCCAGTCCTAATACCACCTACACTGTGCAAACAAAGACTCAGGG GGACCCCTGGCAGGATGTTCCGTGGTGCGTTTGGGTGTCGTCCCGCAGCTGTGACGTCTCGCGGGCCTTCGCGAACTTTGAGCTGTACAACATGATCCGTCTCGGCGTCCACCTCGGCCCCGGCACCACCGTCTGGATCGAGCCCCGCAAGTTCGACTACAGCGACTTCA CCTTCAgccctccctccgtctccgtCTCTGTGAAAGAAGACCAGCTGATGGTGAAGGTGCAGTTCCCCTGTGCTGCCAACAGGAGGTGCTCTCCGGAGAGGTGCTGTCCAATCACTGAACTCATTGACCCCTGGACCACAGTGACCGTGTACAACAAGCTCAATCACTCAGAATACCAG AGCCGGACAGTTTGGACCCAGGAAGTGGTGACGTACGTGGACTTCTCTGGCCTGGCTCCTGGTCAGAACTACTGCACCGTGGCCAACTTCTCCTTCCCGACCTTCTCCATGGCTGCTTCCTCAAAATCAGCCCCTCAGTGTGTTGAGACTGTTTCCAAACCAG GGCTGCTTCCTGTGCTGTGTCTGGGGATCGGGCTCACTTCTCTGCTCCTCGCTCCACTTCTCGCTTTGTTTCTAAGGAGACCAAGACGAGCCACACCAGCCACTGAAGATCAGCCCAAGGCTCCG GTGCCGTCTCAAGATCCAGTCTCTCCGGTCCAGCTCTCCCTCGTCACTGTCGATCCATGTGACATCCACCTGGAGTTAGTTGATGACCAAATCTCTATCCAGTCGTCATCCGGTCTTCCTACCAACAAAGCCCAGACCTACACCCTGGATCCTCCCCATCATGACTCCCGCTCAGGTGCTTCGTACTGGGACAGTGGTGGAGTGGAGCTGGAGCCGAGCCTGGACTCTGGGATCTTCATCCCACCTGCTCTTCTGAAGGACGAATGGAGCCTGAAAGACTCAAAGAAG GAAATGCTTAGTCACTCGCTCGGTGACTCACCCGCCCTCCGACTTGTTTCTACCCCCAGCGTCGACCGTATGACCGTCCACAGATGGTCAGCAATGCTCAATTAA